DNA sequence from the Ischnura elegans chromosome 8, ioIscEleg1.1, whole genome shotgun sequence genome:
CATAGTGTCGATTGTGatagggtttaaaaaaattagaagagcCTTAATTTCCTTTTTGATACGTCTCCTATTTCTTGAGATATTCGCGAGAAAAAATCGACGGCTCTAACCCTACCGTATTAGATCTGATGATCGGTGGAGTTGATGACGACACGAGCTTATGTCGTGCGGGTCaacgcttctcagctactcctcggccttttgtgcatctacatctgcataataccccgcaagcaatcaattattaaagtcctttattgctgtggggaaaaacgaattcccataactatccgtgtggcaaaatatctctcttaatttatcgttttcattatgtttttgtcaaaaataaaattatattctaccATAAATCAATGTTTTCTGATACTCATGATAGCTAGGCATCGCCATATGAgcctatataaaatataaaatgcgttCCTTTTAAAGTCATGTTTTGGATAATATAACACAGACAGCCAATGAAGGAAATCACTCGATGAGGTAATGTTAAAAgggtgtattttgaaattttcatgaaaattaaatgcaatatcaTCGTTTGTAACCAATCTTGAGATTAGTAGATGAGAAATAGGATAGGATAGATAAGACGATGAATAGATTGGAAGAATTTGGATTAATCTTTTGGTTTTTTCCCAAGCAGTTTGACCACGAACGACAATATGTTGCAGGTCTTGATATTGGCGGGTTAAAGTTATTGCCTGCCACTCCACAGCCGCGGGCTCCACACCCGCCTCAGCCTTTTCTTGACTTAGGATCtagatttatttttaacctaTTGTTGGCCTATTTACATTCGAAGTGCagtcaaaattactttaaaaaatacgcAACCGAGGCTGCGCTTCACCAATATCCTTTTTGTAATGTTTACAAAAAGTTAACTCAGGTCATTCGTAATGAACGGTTTCCTTAGGTTAATCATCATTTGtcagcaattctaagattggtatgacgcatAACAGTGTTCATTATcgcatatcgatggccaagttctaacaacacgtatctcaaaatttggccggttttgacacaggtatcttataCAAAGtggaataacataaaaaaataaaattcaagcaaataacaactcttttttggcaaatgtatgtttcatttttagttttaagaatttttggtttttaattttagcatttttttgctctcttgaaaggttgttattcttgagatacgtgttgttagaacttagccatcgatatatgaaagggaaaattgaaaatcCAGTCCTAGAATCAGGTTGTCGGGAGGTAGACCACTAAGAGCTCTACGGAAATTAACAGATCCATAGTTTAAGCcaccatatttttaaatattgaataaagctcaatttttaattatttgagtgAGGGATTTTAATCAGAATTTAGATTGTGATAAAATTTAATGGTAGCATTATCGAAACATTTTAAGGTGCATCTATTAATGAGGAAAATCATAGAGAGGATTTGATGAGCCATAATTCGTCTCAGAGGCGCTGGAGCGAAATTGATCGTGGAGCCACCTCAGGTATTGCATCACAGTTTTCTTCCAACCTAGAAAAAAAACTAGTTATGGGGAAAAACTTATACAAAAGCCCGAGGAGAAAGGAGTGAACGTGAATGGGAGAAGAGAACGCACAGAAGCACTAGATTGATCGAATGAGCTATCCTGAGGAGCTGAAAAAATAAACGATCTGAACGAAGGATTTGTTGCGTTGAATTGATCCACATGATTGGAAAGCTTAGATCGTCTGGAGGAGGCGAGAAATAAATTTCCCagtctttctttattttttcacccattacattattttcagaggaaaaaaattaagaatgaacgCGCTTTgagggtttttttattttatttttcatccatcacATTTTTCtcagaggaaaaaataagaatggaCGCGCTTTGAGAGtctttttttttcacgaacgtcTTTTTAAGTTTCTCACGCTGCCGCGAGGGGCGCCGCCGTTCTCTTGTTGCTCCAGCCCCTCTCATCAAGGCACTAAAAGCCGCCCACAAAGCTCAAatgaggtcttctgaaaggaggGAGCGCCTAGGCGTCTCGCCTCCTGGGGGCTCGCTTATAACTACCGGCAGCAGTGTGGAAATCACGGCCTCCCTTTGCAGCCGCAGGTATATATCCTTTCACCAAGGAGATGAATTAATAGGGGGCGTAGCGTGGCCACCCGGTCACATCTGCGGCTTTTTAGCTTCTCTCGGGTGGATGCTGGACTGGTCGTTTAAAAAGGTGGCCAAGAAATGCAATTGACTGCTAAAGCAGGAGCCCATACACGTCATATCTCCACTATTTTCAATATAGAAGtgtccttaaagtgccaatacACTTAGTTATGGCAGAGTTAGAGAAACAAAAGAAGTGACGAAGccggaaaagaaatattttcatctcctctcgTTTGAGATTAAACATCGATCCCtaataagtaataaattataaaaataactatcGCTATATTAGCTGGTTACGCAGTTGCCTCTCAGGATATAACCATGGCTATGTTCAATGTTTTCAAATTCTCTAACTGATCAAATCAAGATCGATCATTTACTCAATCGATGCAAACTCTCTTTGCAGTGCTTCGTAGTCACTGACCACACGTACGACTCGAGCGTAGTAGTAGACTGATATAGCAGCCAACTGCAACGTGCAAAAAAGACTTGAAATAATTCGAGTTTTGGACCATTCGAATACTGTGTTTCACCCTCAGCGAACCAGATGGACAAATCAGCAAAACCTCATTAAAACCGTCGAATAGGGGTTTTTAGGTTCcgttacaaaattttaatatgcattgaAGAAATTAGGGCGTATTTAACAACTACTTATTAAGTATTCTGTTAAAGAAATTAGGGCATTTTTAACAACTACTGATTGGGTATTCAGTtggtatttcaaattattattacttattttttaaaaaatcttcagaggaaaattgttttaattcgatacaattctttttcattgaattattttctatgcAAGTAGTTAAAAGCCTTTCGCTATGTGCCGAATATTCCGAACCACGTAGCGTCTCACAGATCCCTCAAGGTTTCTGAATCGACTTGAGTCGTGTTTTGAACCTCTAAAAATACTGGGATCAAGATGAAATACCTCGTGTTTCACCAGAAATGCGGAATACATTTCGAGACCCTAAAAATTAACGTTGGGGTGGTTAAGGATCTCTATTTTAAGTTCCAACAATTTATCATCACAATGAAGAGCTTGAATCATGATTACACAGCTGAAGCATATGCataaaaatacctattttccATCTTCATCATagctagattatgatcactggaTATCACCCGTAATATTCCACTGTCACTTGAATCAATTCTCGACGAATGAACGGAACTGCTACCATATTCCCACCATAATAGCTTCAACGAACCTCCTTATTTACGGCAGCCGTCACGGATAATTTTCGATTCAAATTTAAAGGCAAGATCTTCCATAGTATACAATTGCATATAATTTCACTCATCGAAATTATAGTTTCGAGAAATGAGCAAAATGATTCGATGCCTCTCTTCTCGGAATCTCcctgattttgaaattttcctcttCATCTGTCCTTCTCCCATACTTTGTTAATTGCGCGCAGAGTCATAGGGATTGtagtaatttgtattttcataatttggcATGGTTTTATACAACAGATCCTGTTTTCTAGTGGTCTGAAAAATCCAAGTAATCGTTTTGTTTTGCAGTCATTGGTCACGCTATCAGAGGTCAGCCTCGAAGTAACCTTGCCCTTGACCTACGCaggaaatatcaaaaatgaaactgaaatgCAGCCATTTTTAATACCTTAGTGTTCTCAAGACGCCGACGGCATATTCAAAACATACgtagtttaaaatgaaaacatatagaaaagaagaaaggaaagaattccatagatactacatatggagcatatttctgtatgaaagcgaggcttggacatcgGGAACTGAGGAGAAGCCAAGAtttgaagcattcaaaatgtaatgCTACCCAAATATGATTGGCAATAAAATCGGTGGGCTTAGTAAACAAtgggaagtgctgagaagagcgGGAgcaaagagaagtcttctaaaaaccttaaggaacCATgtcaacttagttggccacatagtGAGAGGCATGATAGCCTGCTAAAAACTATCATAGAAGGACAaggagaagggaagaagggcaagggacagccccgaatgatttacaggttataaaagattccgaagagaagaaatactatgaaaagactagtggataggagagaggaatggagagctgcgaaaAACTAAtcttagaatagggtagtttccttcatcaaagaaaacgaaaggcattgattgcgattcgttacccattattactgtattcattttaaaaattaactggttttagaaatcccagtttaggcgaatttTAATggttacctcatttgaaaaaggtcagattggcgcccatgcgttaCCACTCCGCGTGAAGTTACAgtgacctagatgctatacgagtagttaggagttttacagcgtctgagattaccaatgcatgcatgaggcacagaactcagggaaacatctcttaataatcaccttttaaaattgcctttggtcggagAGGTTCCTTggtttgattgggtattaataatccttatttaagctaagcgctatcTGCTATAATttatagcagggtactctacactaccgccatgctcggcagcaagcagcctgcatcgtagcggcgttcatagcctcgcaccaaggtggcctgaCACAGCTGCAGCcagacgtcacaagggcttttcccagcattcatactaagccgtcgcgttttcgcgcgcttgaaaatttttacttttcatgtaatagcgaaaaatagatatcgtcatttaaaaatctaaaagcgtgaaatatgtactccaggagtaataatctttcgattaaggcaataaaaactaTTTGGAAACCACACTATTTTTGACTTACGATGATGGTTTTATAGCCTGAAACGAAAAGGAATGGATTGCTTGGGCGTAGGATAGTTCagcataatttgttattattctgAAATATCCTATTCAGGATAATTTGCATTTATCCTGAATTGATAGtgttgagtttttaaaatttcattgggaTGTCTTAGttcataaaactaataaataaggAGTACAGAGAATTCATGAGATTTACccatatacatttaatttattattttcattaataatttcgGATTAAGGGGATTAAGGTATTCTGGTACTTTTGGTTTATCGACGCCTGTAAATAATGAAACTCAGCAATTGATTCTATGTTTTCCATTTGTttgaataaattaaggaatacTGTATCAGTTCGTCCTTCCTTAGGGGTACTGATTGTCCAAGGAAAAGGAATGTGGGGAGAATCACCTGTCCTCTTCTTTTTTCATCATGCCTCATATGATTTATTTCCGCTTTCGTGTGAACATTTTTCATCCCTCGACCTTCCACTAGCCCGCTACCTTTCACTGAACAAATACCATGTCACGATAGTCTTCCTCGAAAATTTTCCTCCTTTCAAAATTCTTGTCTGCACCCAATTTTGGAAAGCCTCCTCCAAAGTGAAGCTTATCGCATCCAAATTCCAGATTTATTGTCAGCTAACAAACAGtgttttataaatacattaagaataaaaaaaataggtttctACCACTGATCCTTGTTAACACGAGCATATATTTTTCGTATTCTAGCATTACTGTGGTAACAATCCTCACGCTACCGATTGAACAGCGAATGAAGTTTCATTATAGCCACGAGAAAACTTTGCCAAGAAGAATATAGTTATAAATGTgtcttttagaaaaaaaaacctgtaaaataGACCCTCGAGCATTAGCAAATGACAGTAatcataaaattacataaaaagtcaTTACAATTCACCTTTAGCTAAAAGTAGCTCCCCTTAAATGGTGatagaaatatataaaagatcACGTATTTAAAGCTTATCTGTAAGCTgtacttttttcaaatacttccttTAAAAATCTCTCAAGGGTTACTAGGCCAGTGATTTCTGTTAATAAATTATTGATCACTATGCTTTTTACTTTGCTTAACGGTTACGATGAATGTTGTGGTGAAAATAGGTAACCTAGAACTgacgattaaaataaaatatacgtagTAGATTGATTTACGACTTGAAAAATATTCGCAAAAACTTTGATAGGTATTAGCTCCACGTGTCATTTgcctattaattaattaaaggtaTCAATTTACCAGCCTAGTGGACACAGCGTGCAGAAAGCATGTAGACATATCCATCAATCTTACCGTTCACTCAAGTGACCTTCATCGGGTCATTAGTCTCCTTGCTATTTAGGGAACATCTTCAGGCCGGCACGAGTAACCTTGTGAACGGAGGTTTGATAAATTTGGTCAAGAGGGACAAACAAAAagatttttctcagagcaacgaaTTTCTCCAAGGCCAACTAGTTGCCATCCCATGGACCAATGTTAGCGTCCACCGACAACAAAAAAGAACTCACACCTGGTATCGTCTGCTTCATTTGAATTCTCTTTTTCTGTGTCTGATCTGCCATGACCTTGATCCAGCCCATAGAAACGAATAATTTCGGGCCGTCTTCATTCGTTCGGGCCAATCCGACCGAAGGTCCAAGTTCAGGTACCTAACAACCCAACATGTGTGAATCTGCATATACTTGGGTGTGGTTCCATACATTGCTTCTTGCAAGTTAAGAATTCGCGACAAGGTGTGAACTTAAaggaaataatattacaatattaaaatatcatattttataaaataatacattttataaaaaagaagaaaataatggccagcataattttttttaacttaaatcatTGATAGTTTGAAATATGCTCGATGAGAAAATTACAATCAGCTCAGAGTCTAGCTTATCAGGAAGTGATCGAAATTTGAGGTGTAACATTATTCCCCGAAGGACACGCTCACAAACAAACAAGAAAGAGTATAATAAATCGTGGTACAATTCAGAGCGGCAAATTGGAGCTTTTTCTATCTTTCACTTTTTCACTTTTGCATCTtctttcagaaatttttttctaCTACTCTACTGcacattttgtgttttttttcaatgaataatagaTTTTTTGTACAAAAGGAACCGGggatatttttgttcaaattttgatttacgttgaaaagtcgagcttttcgctccggttaaaaatcaattgctcGCTCGACTGACATTTTTTAATCACTACCCGTTGAGTGCTAACTAGCCCCACCCTTGCACTATTTCGTCAGAGGATCATCAAATTGCACGATGGGCGAATTATAGCACCTTTAGGActtaaggaaaaacatttctcaaTCAAAACTAACTTTATGAAACTATTTTTATAGTTGAGCGACTTTCCACGAAATGTTCTGCTTCTAAAGGGCTGCCTATGTCAAATTAACAAACTGATGTTTCTCTGCGCCAccttttaaggcctggttacacgatacattaacacgtacgggttaatgtctaaatctatgaacgcgtgaatgaatacgaaaatgcaccgtgtaaccacccaacttgtgcgaatgcatgagcggaaaatagaacctgttccaatttggttcatgcattcgtacatgttccgttccggcccaccaaaatcattcacgcgaacgtacattaacttgtacgtgttaatgtaccgtgtaaccaggccttaaacttaaaaaaacaaagagacaAAAAATTGTATCTCGCTAAGCAAAAAGTATTCGCCCAAATAGGGACTTGAACCCTAGACCCTCAGATTAAAAGTCtgatgctctaccgactgagctacCCGGGCCCTTATTTTAAAGTGTCAAATAACTTTTCCGTCTCGCTGCCTGTAATTATTATGCAGTTGGAGTCCTCTCTTCTAACACGACAAGTGTAATTTCTGCTTCGAAATCGTTTACGCTGAGTTATATCTCCCATTAACCAAAATCTTAAAATAATGGCTGTGAATTAGTTACTGTCGTGATTAGCCAGCCTTTTGCCAAGGTTAGGTGaacgaaaaaaatctgtggagcgttacgaaatgaaattatatcaagTGTGTAGGCCTCGTTACACGACACATTAGCACGTACGGTagaatagaacctgttctaatttggtccatgcattcgtacatgttccgttccggtccaccaaaatcattcacccgcacgtacattaacttgtacgtgttaatgtatcgtgtaatcaggccttcATAAATGGTTCAATGacctaataatttaaaatttctcacttAGAGCCTCCCCAAGACTCCAGGGACAAGAGGCAGAACCTGCAGAGCTTCTTTGGCCTGACGGGCGCCCAAAGAAGTGGCCCCAAGTGGCCCCTGGCATCACCACCTTCCTGGGACGCAAAACTGTGGGACTACTACAGCCCTCAACAATTGCAGCCTCGCCCGTACGACCAGGAGAGCGATGCCATGGAGGAATTGAGGGGACCGCTGAAGACTCCTCTGTCGGAGGAAGCCCTCCAGCTGGGGTATAATCTTCTGCGCAAGAGGAGCCCCAGTTGTATGAGCAAGTGCGTGAACCAAGGCCAGATACACCCCATTATGTGCCATTCGCTTTGCTAGCGGGATGGACCATTATATGCGACGTCAAGTGTGTTCAGCTACTTCAACTAAAAGATATGGTAACGAAATCCTATCGATTGTAAACATATCCATTCCCTGTACTTAACTGCTAGCGTTTGTCCGTAGTAGACAACTAACAGAAggtatggaaataataaaagtaattatggaaaaaaatgaataatatatatatttttcatgaagaaatcaaagcatgattttatttaaatcctaATTCTGGTAACCTATCCTTAACAGTATTGAATTAGGTAATTCCAACGGAAAGGGTATGACACGGCTGTTGCTGCGTTAAAAACTGGCATAGGAAAGCAAATTATGCTGTTGTTGTCGGTTACCCAGGTGTATGTTACTATGGAAGGTTATCTCCATAAGATCAAGTCCTAAGATCCTCATCAAATACAATTGATTTCACACTggtaaaaaacattaaaaattccgTGGGTTAATTTAATGCCATACAATGGTTTATACACCGTCTCTTCCGTAAGAGATACTCTAGTTTGAAAGTGGCTTATTAGACTGCTGTCCTCGATTGAGCAAATTACCTATTTAGAATAGGAAGATATAATTTAATTCCGAGTTAGAAGAGAAAGCAAGCGAAATAGACGGATATTGCGAGCTCAAAAAGGCTGCTTACGCTATACATTAACTcgaacgagttaatgtctgtttgcgagaatgatttttgtggaccggaacgaaacgtgcatgaaccaaattagaagaggttatattttctgttcatgcattcgcacaagttgggtggctacacggtgcattttcgtgttcattctcgcgttcatacatttacacattaactCGTAAGGGTTAATGTACCAtctaaacaggccttaagatgaTATTTTATAGGAAACGAAATTTTAGTTAGTATTAACCATGTTAAAGGTAGGTAAAAAAGTGAGTAGAAAAGTTGCCGGTACTCAGTATCTTCTGATAAAAACCAGATTTCTACGCGAATTAAAGGGGactaaaaatacagaaaaacacagaaaaaaacatgaccattataaataaaacgaACATATTTTCTGAAGAAATTCTGCTCCATCTCTTAATGCAACAgaagaattaggctgggagtcgctagagactcggaggctgcgcgctagacttagattgcttgaacaattgagaatggatatctttaagggcgacacggagaacataattttagagccccactatattaccatgcccgacagaagcgataaattaatagagacattttgcggaacggatagatatgggaattcgtttttcccccgaaccatgaaggacttcaataaatgcaagTCTTAATTtcatttgagcatttgctttttatatgtaaacggctgttgttctcataccccctgccacacgcttatttaggcttgcggggttgtatgtaaatgtagatgtatgTACTGTAGTTTGAAAATGCCATGTCAGACTGCTGTACTTGACTGAGTAAATTACCTACTTTAATtaggtaaatataatttattttcgatCTTGGGAAAGACCAAGCGATCTTACGATCTCTCACTATCGTAAACGAAAGTTTAGATACTATTAAGCTAGTAAGTAAAAAAGTGAGTCTGAAAAGTACCCGGTACCCAGTCCCCTTTGATAAAATCCCTGAAAGTGAGTAATAGCagcacaaaaaattattatatacctatattacagaaaattaaaagtgcaacataacaaaaataaaacattctaaATAAATTATGCTCAATCTCTTA
Encoded proteins:
- the LOC124163970 gene encoding uncharacterized protein LOC124163970, which translates into the protein MAASAPTSMAVLCFLITLISLALAAETRMSQEPPQDSRDKRQNLQSFFGLTGAQRSGPKWPLASPPSWDAKLWDYYSPQQLQPRPYDQESDAMEELRGPLKTPLSEEALQLGYNLLRKRSPSCMSKCVNQGQIHPIMCHSLC